One Sphingobacteruim zhuxiongii DNA window includes the following coding sequences:
- a CDS encoding outer membrane beta-barrel protein, with amino-acid sequence MKHTLFFIIPLIFCSSLNAQTIKGKVYFDNNTVEYASIRVFNKSDSLLGSYLSDRVGYFQSKKFVDIEDFKIHVSHVGAVAYQKQFKSIDLLKPIVIHLEKKTIDTVEISINKNNSILDLNKRIFRFNQDDFIKNTTADIAMNKGPGVIFADGIGLKLDGSQLVKLYVDGIETSNIQLKSIDISDIDRIEIINNSTARFNAEGNFAIINVITKPRKHSFYKGRVGFTKGLLLKRTGIDPSFSFKREKWLIKTELNYYNYDQETNIDIFRNTLNVPYRQNNYRETEIKQLNADINIKYDVDTTSFIFLKSNYYLYKLLGETTGNINDVQFANHSIDKYWIFSTDLVYDKKMNNAILSLKAKYNLYRKNDFYKIENNQLLSNSINSGLSDISIEANYNHKPNFFIKTQHDFGLKYVNREYLIVDSDNYKQRNYGLYSDWNIRLNEKIDISPSLFLDISNNDVNNKINTYVSFLPSFNISYKPGKTNRVSFAYTRKINRPNPMDLNENIIVIDPTTVLRGNVNLKQSSLNTLNLSYSSPYKKNYFSTNIYYSFNRNAVFQNIENIQDILIYTKDNIGDVQRVGIMVGHDMFIRKGMNLYTSIGANYSSLDKNGNNPTFNSGYGFIGTVNFSAKVFKKITTNLLFDYNSRRYDLYSMTKERPFTSLLMSTNILKDKINVRCSYVDLFKVNAKREIHLMTPNFTQSTYQNRNFSNLNLSVIYMFGKKFSDSANAKTTKYDDIELR; translated from the coding sequence ATGAAACACACTCTATTTTTTATTATTCCATTAATCTTTTGTTCATCGTTAAATGCCCAAACAATAAAAGGTAAAGTTTATTTCGATAATAATACGGTAGAATATGCTTCTATTAGAGTATTTAATAAATCAGATTCATTATTGGGCTCTTATCTGAGTGATAGAGTTGGTTATTTTCAAAGTAAAAAGTTTGTTGATATTGAGGACTTTAAAATACATGTGAGTCATGTGGGAGCTGTGGCGTATCAAAAGCAATTTAAGTCGATAGATTTACTAAAGCCCATTGTCATTCACTTAGAGAAAAAGACAATTGATACAGTTGAAATTTCAATAAATAAGAACAATTCAATCTTGGATTTGAATAAAAGAATTTTCCGATTTAACCAAGATGATTTTATTAAAAATACGACAGCAGATATTGCTATGAATAAAGGGCCAGGTGTAATTTTTGCAGACGGAATAGGTCTGAAACTAGACGGAAGTCAATTAGTAAAGCTATATGTTGATGGCATTGAAACCAGCAATATTCAACTGAAAAGTATTGATATATCTGATATCGATAGGATAGAAATTATAAACAATTCAACCGCTCGGTTTAATGCAGAAGGCAATTTTGCTATAATCAACGTTATAACTAAACCGAGAAAACATTCTTTTTATAAAGGAAGAGTAGGTTTTACTAAAGGTCTCCTTTTGAAGCGGACTGGAATTGATCCTTCCTTTTCTTTTAAAAGAGAGAAATGGCTGATTAAGACAGAACTTAATTATTATAACTACGATCAGGAAACAAATATTGACATTTTTAGAAATACGTTAAATGTACCATACCGCCAAAATAACTATCGAGAAACAGAAATAAAGCAATTAAACGCAGATATTAATATCAAGTATGACGTTGATACAACAAGTTTCATTTTTTTAAAATCAAATTACTACCTCTATAAGTTATTAGGCGAAACGACCGGAAATATTAATGATGTTCAATTTGCTAACCATTCAATTGATAAATATTGGATTTTCAGTACAGATCTTGTATATGATAAAAAAATGAATAATGCCATTTTATCGTTAAAGGCTAAATATAATTTATATAGGAAGAATGATTTCTATAAAATTGAAAACAATCAATTATTATCAAATTCTATCAATTCAGGCTTATCCGATATATCAATAGAAGCGAACTACAATCATAAACCAAACTTCTTTATTAAAACTCAACACGATTTTGGGCTTAAATACGTGAATAGAGAATATCTGATTGTTGATAGTGATAATTATAAACAAAGGAATTATGGCTTATATTCTGATTGGAATATCAGATTAAACGAAAAAATAGATATTTCACCGTCTTTATTTTTAGATATATCTAATAACGATGTTAACAATAAAATTAATACTTACGTCAGTTTTTTACCTTCTTTCAATATTTCATATAAACCAGGAAAGACAAATAGAGTTTCGTTTGCTTACACAAGAAAGATTAACAGACCGAATCCAATGGATTTAAATGAAAATATTATCGTAATAGATCCAACTACAGTTTTACGAGGCAATGTAAATCTAAAACAATCATCATTAAATACATTAAATCTATCGTACTCAAGTCCATATAAGAAAAACTATTTTTCAACCAATATTTATTATTCTTTTAATAGAAACGCGGTGTTTCAAAATATTGAAAATATACAAGATATATTGATTTATACAAAAGATAACATTGGTGATGTTCAACGCGTCGGAATAATGGTAGGGCACGACATGTTTATTAGGAAGGGAATGAATTTATATACTAGTATAGGCGCTAACTATAGCTCTTTGGATAAAAATGGGAATAATCCTACGTTTAATTCTGGATATGGATTTATTGGAACTGTGAATTTTTCAGCAAAAGTATTTAAAAAGATAACAACAAACCTGTTGTTTGACTATAATTCGAGAAGGTATGACCTATATTCAATGACAAAAGAACGTCCTTTTACTAGTTTATTAATGTCTACAAATATTTTGAAAGATAAAATAAATGTAAGGTGTTCCTACGTTGATTTATTTAAAGTCAATGCAAAGAGAGAAATTCATTTAATGACTCCAAACTTTACGCAATCTACCTATCAAAATCGAAATTTTTCAAATCTAAACTTATCGGTTATTTATATGTTCGGAAAGAAGTTTTCAGATTCTGCAAATGCTAAAACTACAAAATATGATGATATTGAATTAAGGTAA
- a CDS encoding LytR/AlgR family response regulator transcription factor, producing MTLYILEDEINVLNYLKGLLAKIPFVEVLGCSDSVEQAKVEIPALKPDVLLCDIQLKDSISFRLFETLAYEDYHIIFMTAFSQYAIQALNVGALSYLLKPIDIEELKEALQKALMKKEEYKVKAAQIEVLLGQQRMDARPDKIVLKNQSMMQIVQVDQVLYCEGDKGYTNFYLEDGSKHMTSKILKEYESFLLDRNFIRCHQSYLVNMDYAKIYYMEGYLVLENNTKIPVSESKKSAVLKYLKDI from the coding sequence ATGACACTATACATTCTTGAGGATGAAATTAATGTCTTAAATTATTTGAAAGGCCTACTCGCAAAAATTCCTTTTGTCGAGGTACTTGGTTGTTCAGATAGCGTTGAACAAGCAAAAGTTGAAATTCCGGCTTTAAAGCCTGATGTTTTGCTTTGTGATATACAGTTGAAAGATAGCATCAGTTTCCGATTGTTTGAGACTTTAGCATATGAAGACTATCATATTATCTTTATGACGGCGTTTAGTCAATACGCTATTCAAGCTCTAAATGTAGGCGCATTGTCCTATCTTTTAAAACCGATTGATATAGAAGAATTGAAAGAGGCCCTGCAGAAAGCACTGATGAAGAAGGAAGAATATAAAGTGAAGGCTGCCCAAATTGAGGTTCTTTTGGGGCAGCAAAGAATGGATGCTCGTCCCGATAAAATAGTGCTTAAGAATCAATCCATGATGCAAATTGTTCAGGTAGATCAAGTACTTTACTGTGAGGGAGATAAAGGATACACAAATTTCTATTTGGAAGATGGTTCAAAACACATGACTTCTAAGATTCTCAAAGAATATGAATCGTTTTTATTAGATAGAAATTTTATCCGTTGCCATCAATCTTACCTTGTCAATATGGACTATGCAAAAATCTATTATATGGAGGGTTATCTTGTTCTTGAAAATAACACCAAAATCCCGGTATCAGAGAGTAAGAAGAGCGCGGTGTTGAAATACTTGAAGGATATTTAG
- a CDS encoding GLPGLI family protein yields the protein MMNKFNLLLIFFLIMGNYCTAQKLHARYENILSPSATYMEHVYFEDGKNMSIRDSIRVKVESESELEEDFNTASMTVVLDNSTVYCGLVWHEVGKLEMHETRGYENQNYLVEDTTFPGISWNLEDSKEEKFGDYQCKRATADYRGTKLIAYYTEQIPIPAGPNKFTGLPGLIVMVYNEGVFPNYWLLKEVKYPYVGEVPVNEEYIGSLPKISLEKFVVREEEKVAQQIKIMHSKLPEGVEIETPKDSKKIRGTVEQVYEWEKTTN from the coding sequence ATGATGAATAAATTTAATTTATTGCTGATTTTCTTTTTGATAATGGGCAATTATTGTACAGCTCAAAAACTACACGCGCGATATGAAAATATTTTGTCACCATCGGCTACCTATATGGAGCATGTCTATTTTGAAGATGGTAAAAATATGTCAATTCGTGATTCCATTCGTGTGAAAGTGGAGTCGGAGAGTGAGTTAGAAGAGGATTTTAATACAGCATCAATGACTGTTGTATTAGATAATAGCACCGTTTACTGCGGATTAGTATGGCATGAAGTTGGAAAGCTAGAAATGCATGAAACCCGTGGTTATGAGAATCAAAACTATCTCGTTGAGGATACCACATTTCCGGGTATTTCATGGAATTTAGAAGATTCAAAGGAGGAGAAATTTGGAGATTATCAATGTAAACGTGCAACAGCAGATTATCGAGGGACAAAATTAATCGCATACTATACGGAACAGATTCCTATTCCCGCGGGGCCTAATAAATTCACTGGTTTGCCGGGTTTAATTGTCATGGTTTATAACGAGGGTGTATTCCCAAACTATTGGCTTTTAAAAGAAGTAAAATACCCTTATGTGGGCGAGGTGCCGGTGAATGAGGAGTATATAGGGAGTCTTCCTAAGATTTCCTTAGAGAAATTTGTTGTTCGTGAGGAAGAAAAAGTAGCGCAACAAATTAAAATCATGCATAGCAAACTTCCCGAAGGCGTAGAGATTGAAACCCCAAAAGATTCTAAGAAAATTAGGGGGACTGTCGAACAAGTTTATGAATGGGAGAAAACTACGAATTAA
- a CDS encoding TonB-dependent receptor, producing the protein MYKPLLFLFILLLSDSVFGQDVVRGRINVMDGPAVSVRVDLLFSDSTIRKQFVFTDRLGLFQFNKISTAIRGLQFSGMQVESKTIFFKEGELLNNLDIELQPKVVQLSEVFVKPKMFKKLSRDTVELDPQQFAQGDERHIEDLLKKIPGIQIDRTGLIKIGNQVVERVMLDGDDMFGKGYKLLTQSLTLQAVDKIQILQRHANNKLLKGIERSDRIAINLKLKDDVKRRWHGSLFGAGSVLPSKYYDANVNLMNFGKKSKYYFIGAMNNKGAETLRYVDDIILTQEDDLPGQLGKDINTPSLLETELKIPQFSSSRSNFNNDKLTALHGTFRLKKNLKAKWMGFANIKENLYEQSSITNVNLQDIQFENSESIHQKNKSINLFARLELQYDLNERENLTYSGSISQSNKDELGDLMLNERSFNELMYKDGWNLNQNLLYTRKIDDRKAWLTAFKVKYQSSPIDYSMENFQLQELFNTNETAKIFQQVDNNLAFYGLSSQYLHRLSNERVLSVTLKNENSKKKFRSAYQLIDSLNSIQQVDDFSNDLTTMENTSKLMFEYSSRTQKLEWTPSISFGHTYLRRIESIESERKGSSHFFVSPALKGRYSIHRKGELQGALIYQQFINNAILDYLPNYNHMGSRNFMKGLDDIGKQSSIAANMNYIYGKMSDRLFINFANGYILMFDYLSNHLNIHPQFSLSQLRQFKNKATQFHQIEFNYYIDILSGNVKLIYDYNKSKYEMSVEGEGIKHIRNTKNNIAVEYRSVWKSWFNMHMGWNRTYNVMDNGNKNEMTQGQGFVNFSLKISPKLRTALKNELYFLDIPENKERNNYLFSDFSVYYEFKQPRLSLELTAKNLLNVKHYKNVFLSDSYQASMEYKLLPRQIMLGAHYSF; encoded by the coding sequence GTGTATAAACCGTTATTATTCTTATTTATCTTATTGTTGTCCGATTCTGTGTTTGGACAAGATGTTGTGCGTGGTCGCATTAACGTTATGGACGGTCCTGCCGTATCCGTACGGGTCGATCTCTTGTTTAGTGACAGTACGATTCGTAAGCAATTCGTATTTACCGATCGACTGGGGCTATTTCAATTTAATAAGATTAGCACAGCAATTAGGGGGCTTCAATTCTCAGGTATGCAAGTTGAATCAAAAACCATCTTTTTTAAGGAGGGTGAATTGTTAAACAATTTGGATATCGAACTTCAACCAAAAGTTGTGCAGCTTAGTGAAGTCTTTGTGAAACCCAAAATGTTCAAGAAACTTTCTAGAGATACCGTAGAATTGGATCCACAGCAATTTGCACAGGGCGATGAGCGCCATATCGAGGATTTGTTAAAGAAGATACCCGGAATTCAAATCGATAGGACTGGGCTTATCAAAATAGGTAATCAGGTGGTCGAACGTGTCATGCTTGATGGGGATGACATGTTTGGTAAAGGTTATAAATTATTGACACAAAGTTTAACCTTACAAGCGGTAGATAAAATCCAGATCTTACAACGCCACGCAAACAATAAATTATTGAAAGGCATTGAACGCTCTGATCGAATTGCCATTAACTTGAAACTGAAAGATGACGTTAAGCGACGGTGGCATGGTAGTCTATTTGGAGCCGGCAGTGTATTGCCATCGAAGTACTACGACGCGAACGTCAACTTGATGAATTTTGGAAAGAAATCAAAATACTATTTTATTGGCGCGATGAACAATAAAGGCGCTGAAACACTTCGGTATGTCGATGATATAATTCTAACACAAGAAGACGATTTGCCGGGCCAACTAGGGAAAGATATCAACACGCCATCCCTATTAGAAACGGAGTTGAAAATACCTCAATTTTCATCCAGTAGATCCAATTTCAATAATGACAAGCTGACTGCTCTTCATGGAACATTTCGACTTAAAAAGAATTTGAAAGCAAAATGGATGGGTTTTGCTAATATCAAAGAAAACCTATACGAACAGTCGTCCATAACCAACGTGAATTTGCAAGATATACAATTCGAAAATTCAGAAAGTATCCATCAAAAGAATAAAAGCATCAATCTATTTGCACGGCTGGAGTTACAATATGATCTAAATGAGCGTGAAAACTTAACCTATTCTGGAAGCATCTCCCAAAGCAATAAAGATGAGCTTGGCGATTTGATGCTGAACGAAAGAAGTTTTAACGAACTAATGTATAAAGATGGCTGGAATCTAAATCAGAATTTGCTTTACACTAGAAAAATTGATGATCGGAAAGCATGGTTGACGGCTTTCAAAGTGAAATATCAAAGCTCTCCAATCGATTATTCTATGGAGAATTTTCAATTGCAGGAGCTTTTCAATACCAATGAAACTGCAAAGATTTTCCAACAGGTCGATAATAATCTTGCTTTTTACGGGTTATCATCGCAGTATCTACATCGACTTTCTAATGAACGTGTGCTTTCCGTGACCTTAAAGAATGAGAATAGTAAGAAGAAGTTTCGTTCAGCATATCAATTAATAGACAGCTTGAATTCGATACAGCAGGTCGATGATTTTTCAAATGATCTTACAACGATGGAAAATACGAGCAAATTAATGTTTGAATATAGTAGTCGTACTCAAAAACTAGAATGGACACCTAGTATCAGCTTTGGTCATACTTACCTACGAAGAATTGAATCTATTGAATCGGAAAGGAAAGGAAGTAGTCATTTTTTTGTTTCGCCTGCGTTGAAAGGAAGATATAGCATCCATAGAAAAGGAGAACTCCAAGGAGCGCTTATTTACCAGCAATTTATAAATAACGCGATCTTAGACTATCTCCCCAATTACAATCATATGGGATCTCGTAATTTTATGAAGGGCTTAGATGATATTGGAAAACAAAGTTCAATAGCGGCTAATATGAATTATATCTATGGCAAAATGAGTGATCGCTTGTTTATCAATTTTGCAAATGGATATATCTTGATGTTTGACTACTTAAGCAACCATCTGAATATTCATCCTCAATTTAGCCTTAGTCAATTGCGGCAGTTTAAAAATAAAGCAACACAATTTCATCAAATTGAATTTAACTACTACATAGACATACTCAGTGGGAATGTGAAGTTGATATACGATTACAATAAGTCAAAATATGAAATGAGCGTCGAGGGGGAAGGAATTAAACATATCAGAAATACGAAAAACAATATTGCTGTAGAATATCGAAGCGTTTGGAAGAGCTGGTTTAACATGCATATGGGTTGGAATAGAACGTATAATGTTATGGATAATGGCAACAAGAATGAGATGACGCAAGGGCAAGGCTTTGTGAACTTTAGTTTAAAAATATCTCCGAAACTCAGGACCGCATTGAAGAACGAACTTTATTTTCTAGACATTCCTGAAAATAAGGAACGTAATAACTATTTATTTTCCGATTTTAGCGTCTATTACGAATTCAAACAGCCTCGATTAAGTTTAGAGCTTACCGCGAAAAACCTTTTAAACGTAAAGCACTATAAAAATGTCTTCCTAAGTGATAGCTATCAAGCGTCCATGGAATATAAATTATTGCCACGTCAAATTATGTTGGGAGCGCATTATAGTTTTTAA
- a CDS encoding FecR family protein, with product MSNQRLISLFDRYMSSHLSKTELEEFLTLLDDCDEAEFDFLVESHLEEIQLRKAQSEAYEKEAILTTILDQIENKKERESLLTKFSLKWLAGTAAAIVLFLGFYLFYARQESSVRSLQVISKNDIKLQDEALPTIQRTDGKTFQIEQSTGDSLKEEGLYITKDENGNRLFKLSKVPSAVSESRTFISPKGSSLQLELEDGTRVWLNSGASVTYPASFAANQREIAIAGEAFLDVSPNKQRPFIVHANKTQIKVLGTQFNIQSKKESSRVETTLVEGSVEVQAGDTKRTLKPGFRSISTDHSSGIAIQQADLKSILAWKEGYFRFDDDQIEVVIAKISEWYDIGKVDYARHSDEEFSGMIKRTKSLKELLIQIEKISTYKFKIQDGRVLVM from the coding sequence ATGAGCAATCAAAGATTGATAAGTCTTTTTGATCGTTATATGTCGAGTCATCTTTCAAAAACGGAACTGGAAGAATTCTTGACATTACTTGACGATTGCGATGAAGCGGAATTTGATTTCTTGGTGGAGAGCCACTTGGAAGAGATTCAGTTGAGAAAAGCACAATCGGAAGCTTACGAGAAAGAAGCTATTCTGACCACAATTCTTGACCAAATAGAAAATAAAAAAGAGCGTGAATCGTTATTGACCAAATTTTCTTTGAAATGGCTCGCTGGCACTGCTGCAGCTATCGTTTTATTTCTAGGTTTTTATCTATTTTACGCACGACAAGAATCGTCTGTCCGAAGCCTGCAAGTTATTTCCAAGAATGACATCAAGCTTCAAGATGAAGCCTTGCCAACTATTCAGCGAACCGACGGGAAAACGTTCCAAATTGAACAATCCACTGGCGATAGCCTGAAGGAAGAGGGGCTGTATATTACAAAAGATGAGAATGGGAATCGCTTGTTTAAATTATCGAAGGTTCCTTCGGCTGTTTCAGAATCTCGAACGTTTATCTCCCCAAAGGGTAGCTCATTACAATTGGAATTAGAAGACGGTACGCGTGTTTGGCTTAACTCGGGTGCGTCGGTTACTTATCCCGCTTCCTTCGCTGCAAATCAACGCGAAATAGCTATTGCAGGCGAGGCATTTTTAGATGTTTCCCCAAATAAGCAACGACCATTTATTGTTCATGCGAATAAGACTCAAATCAAAGTTTTAGGAACTCAATTTAACATTCAGAGTAAGAAAGAAAGCAGCCGTGTTGAGACCACCTTGGTTGAAGGTAGTGTCGAAGTACAAGCTGGTGATACAAAACGTACCTTGAAGCCAGGTTTTCGATCGATTAGCACAGATCATTCTTCAGGCATCGCAATCCAACAAGCGGATTTAAAATCCATACTAGCGTGGAAAGAGGGATATTTTCGTTTTGATGATGATCAAATTGAGGTGGTCATTGCGAAGATTTCCGAATGGTATGATATCGGAAAGGTAGATTATGCTCGTCACTCTGACGAGGAGTTCTCTGGTATGATCAAGCGTACTAAGAGTTTAAAAGAGCTACTCATACAAATAGAAAAAATTTCAACTTATAAATTTAAAATACAGGATGGGAGGGTCCTTGTTATGTAA
- a CDS encoding tetratricopeptide repeat-containing sensor histidine kinase, producing MRIFIYFLISFCVLQSSCKYFSDEKKRVAGISQKDSLFLDFAISIDTMVLEKKQLLSFQLDSIYAKLDPVERQNYHAILNSKIFKDYRSISELSTIDTQGRSTELREYLDFYLLNYQVPLNGTPELEILQQILKKVNQDGAEKNRFSYLYYEALARIYFNNADSEKSIHYIQLWYKEHPNRSMDRIQFTFHEIMFLHMMKGQKLDQMREHLQAMKKLLQSDTNKSEIARIYEKEALYQGTKGQSDSAIFYLNKCIEIAPEIPMYYRNLAVAYQREKSYDRAIDIANEGIEKVKTASDSSLFYSFYSTLALSYEAKGEYKKALELQGISQHYNLEKTKRNQLENISAIENRYKSENRDLKIKNLQITDSLKSQIIVQQKWLIFVFFCFVLLILTAMYFRYKRGLIKEKTEKLQIESEKLAVENDMLKLEQRALQLKLNPHFIHNTISNLQGVILEGRNEEANEYLLKFSRLLRNILDYDQEEWVPLDREIGLIRDYLNLQKMRFGDSFDYALEVDTDSVNNIQVPLMLIQPFVENAIIHGFQGLSRKGFLLVKFTTSGDSLRILITDNGQGEQPKTGNAKNKKSLSFEITEKRLKALFPDKEAYIRKNVISVGFEVELLIPIIHDTIHS from the coding sequence ATGCGAATATTTATCTACTTCTTAATTTCCTTTTGCGTACTGCAATCATCCTGTAAATATTTTTCAGATGAGAAAAAGCGAGTTGCTGGAATATCGCAGAAAGACTCACTCTTTTTGGACTTTGCCATATCGATCGATACAATGGTTTTGGAAAAAAAGCAATTGCTTTCCTTTCAGTTGGATTCGATATACGCCAAGCTTGATCCAGTCGAAAGACAAAACTATCATGCAATCTTGAATAGTAAAATATTCAAAGACTATAGGTCGATCTCCGAACTAAGTACGATTGATACACAAGGCCGAAGTACTGAACTTCGTGAATATCTTGATTTTTATCTGCTGAATTACCAAGTACCATTGAACGGCACACCAGAGTTGGAAATACTTCAACAAATTTTGAAAAAGGTCAATCAAGATGGAGCGGAGAAGAATCGATTCAGTTATTTGTATTATGAGGCATTAGCCCGAATATATTTCAATAATGCAGATTCTGAGAAGTCGATTCACTATATACAGTTGTGGTATAAGGAACATCCAAATCGCTCGATGGATCGCATTCAGTTTACTTTTCATGAAATAATGTTTTTACATATGATGAAAGGGCAGAAGCTCGATCAGATGAGAGAACATTTGCAGGCGATGAAGAAGCTTCTACAAAGTGATACGAACAAGTCTGAAATAGCAAGAATCTACGAGAAAGAAGCATTGTATCAAGGCACGAAGGGACAAAGCGATAGTGCTATTTTTTACTTGAATAAATGTATTGAGATTGCTCCAGAAATACCGATGTACTACCGTAATTTGGCGGTGGCTTACCAACGTGAAAAGAGTTATGATCGTGCAATTGACATCGCAAATGAAGGGATTGAGAAAGTGAAAACAGCGAGTGATTCAAGTCTTTTTTACAGTTTTTACTCCACCTTAGCATTATCCTACGAAGCCAAAGGAGAGTATAAAAAAGCGCTCGAATTGCAGGGGATTAGTCAGCATTACAATCTTGAAAAAACAAAAAGAAATCAATTAGAAAATATCTCTGCGATAGAGAATCGATATAAATCTGAAAACAGAGACTTGAAGATTAAGAACCTTCAAATTACCGACTCACTAAAGTCTCAGATTATAGTTCAGCAAAAATGGCTCATATTTGTGTTTTTTTGTTTCGTACTATTGATTCTCACCGCCATGTATTTTCGATATAAGCGTGGATTAATTAAGGAAAAAACGGAGAAGCTTCAAATTGAGTCGGAGAAATTGGCGGTGGAAAATGATATGTTGAAACTAGAGCAACGCGCATTACAACTGAAATTGAATCCGCATTTCATACATAACACCATCAGTAATTTACAAGGTGTTATATTGGAAGGTCGTAACGAGGAAGCGAACGAATATTTATTGAAATTTTCTCGCCTTCTGCGGAATATCTTGGACTACGATCAGGAGGAGTGGGTACCGCTTGATCGTGAGATTGGACTGATTCGCGATTACCTGAATCTGCAAAAGATGCGTTTTGGTGACAGTTTTGACTATGCGCTAGAAGTTGATACGGATTCGGTAAATAATATTCAAGTCCCTCTGATGTTAATCCAACCCTTTGTAGAAAATGCGATTATTCATGGCTTTCAGGGTTTGAGCCGAAAGGGATTTCTTCTTGTTAAATTTACGACATCAGGGGATTCTTTACGCATCTTAATTACTGACAATGGACAGGGGGAACAACCGAAAACGGGGAATGCCAAGAATAAGAAATCGCTATCTTTTGAAATTACAGAAAAGCGACTCAAAGCCTTATTTCCTGATAAAGAAGCCTACATTCGAAAGAATGTAATATCCGTTGGATTTGAAGTTGAACTATTAATACCTATCATACATGACACTATACATTCTTGA
- a CDS encoding RNA polymerase sigma factor, translated as MNHAKVDIQTIIDLKNGDAYALAHIYAIYTDQVYQLAFMLLKDSGWSEDLVQEVYLRLWNVRDELDVNKPIWPFLYTLTKRASLNKLRSIRRSEEAFERLLTYVQHHSESADQPFLNKELAANIKACFSELPLQQERAIIMSKVEGMSYKEIAEELQISPNTVKNHIVQALKTLRNSSLSKDALHLLFIMYLLEK; from the coding sequence ATGAATCACGCAAAAGTTGATATTCAAACGATTATTGACCTCAAGAATGGGGATGCTTATGCGCTTGCACATATTTACGCAATTTATACGGATCAAGTATATCAGTTAGCGTTTATGCTTTTAAAGGATTCGGGGTGGAGCGAGGATTTAGTGCAAGAAGTCTATCTGCGTCTTTGGAATGTACGTGATGAGTTGGATGTCAATAAGCCAATTTGGCCTTTTCTCTACACGTTAACAAAGCGTGCTTCGCTGAATAAATTACGCAGCATTCGTAGGTCAGAAGAGGCCTTTGAACGTCTGTTAACCTATGTTCAACACCATTCGGAATCTGCCGATCAACCATTCTTAAATAAAGAGCTTGCTGCCAACATTAAAGCGTGTTTCTCAGAATTACCCTTGCAACAAGAGCGAGCTATCATAATGAGCAAAGTGGAGGGCATGTCGTATAAAGAGATCGCCGAAGAGCTGCAAATCTCACCCAATACGGTGAAGAATCATATCGTTCAGGCGCTCAAGACTCTACGGAATTCTTCGCTAAGCAAAGACGCACTGCACTTATTATTCATTATGTATCTTTTGGAAAAATAA